One window of Rasiella rasia genomic DNA carries:
- a CDS encoding ferritin-like domain-containing protein codes for MSNKLNELLTKNYDAEAGYKKAAEIVENPQLKRFFETQAEHRYDFGHELKTEIKNVGGTPEKGTSFTGDAHRTWMTIKDTFTPSDEASILEEVQRGEKTALEEYKEVMADTTLPPTTSSVLTKQVSNIESTLQNVKNFEAVVA; via the coding sequence ATGTCAAATAAATTAAACGAATTATTAACCAAAAACTATGATGCCGAAGCTGGATATAAAAAAGCTGCAGAAATTGTTGAGAATCCCCAATTAAAAAGATTCTTTGAAACACAGGCAGAACATAGGTACGATTTTGGTCACGAACTAAAAACCGAAATTAAAAATGTTGGTGGCACGCCAGAAAAGGGAACTAGTTTTACTGGAGATGCACATCGTACGTGGATGACCATTAAAGACACCTTTACGCCAAGTGACGAAGCTAGTATTTTGGAAGAAGTGCAGCGTGGCGAGAAAACTGCCTTAGAAGAATACAAAGAAGTTATGGCAGACACCACATTGCCGCCAACAACTTCAAGCGTTCTTACAAAACAGGTGTCTAACATAGAAAGTACGTTGCAAAACGTAAAAAACTTCGAGGCTGTTGTGGCGTAA